In one window of Ovis aries strain OAR_USU_Benz2616 breed Rambouillet chromosome 3, ARS-UI_Ramb_v3.0, whole genome shotgun sequence DNA:
- the DCTN1 gene encoding dynactin subunit 1 isoform X6 yields MSAEASARPLRVGSRVEVIGKGHRGTVAYVGATLFATGKWVGVILDEAKGKNDGTVQGRKYFTCDEGHGIFVRQSQIQVFEDGADTTSPETPDSSASKVLRREGADSNPKTSKLRGLKPKKAPTARKTTTRRPKPTRPASTGVAGASGSLGPSGSASAGELSSSEPSTPAQTPLAAPIIPTPALTSPGAALPLPSPSKEEEGLRAQVRDLEEKLETLRLKRAEDKAKLKELEKHKIQLEQVQEWKSKMQEQQADLQRRLKEARKEAKEALEAKERYMEEMADTADAIEMATLDKEMAEERAESLQQEAEVLRERVEELTTDLEILKAEIEEKGSDGAASSYQLKQLEEQNARLKDALVRMRDLSSSEKQEHVKLQKLMEKKNQELEVVRQQRERLQEELSQAERTIDELKEQVDAALGAEEMVETLTDRNLDLEEKVRKLKETVGDLEAINEMNDELQENARETELELREQLDMAGAQVRDAQKRVEAAQETVADYQQTIRKYRQLTAHLQDVNRALTNQQEASVERQQQPPPETFDFKIKFAETKAHAKAIEMELRQMEVVQANRHMGLLTAFMPDSFLRPGGDHDCVLVLLLMPRLICKAELIRKQAQEKFELSESCSERPGLRGAAGEQLSFAAGLVYSLSLLQATLHRYEHALSQCSVDVYKKVGSLYPEMSAHERSLDFLIELLHKDQLDETVNVEPLTKAIKYYQHLYSIHLAEQPEDSTMQLADHIKFTQSALDCMSVEVGRLRAFLQGGQEASDIALLLRDLETSCSDTRQFCKKIRRRMPGTDAPGIPSALAFGPQVSDTLLDCRKHLTWVVAVLQEVAAAAAQLIAPLAENEGLPVAALEELAFKASEQIYGAPSSNPYECLRQSCSLLISTMNKLATAMQEGEYDAERPPSKPPPVELRAAALRAEIMDAEGLGLKLEDRETVIKELKKSLKIKGEELSEANVRLSLLEKKLDSAAKDADERIEKVQTRLEETQTLLRKKEKEFEETMDALQADIDQLEAEKAELKQRLNSQSKRTIEGLRGPPPSGIATLVSGIAGEEQQRGGAPGQAPGSVPGPGLVKDSPLLLQQISAMRLHISQLQHENSTLKGAQMKASLAALPPLHVAKLSLPPHEGPGSELAAGALYRKTNQLLETLNQLSACTHVVDITRSNPAAKSPSAQLLEQVAQLKSLSDTIEKLKDEVLKETVSQRPGATVPTDFATFPSSAFLRAKEEQQDDTVYMGKVTFSCAAGLGQRHRLVLTQEQLHQLHDRLIS; encoded by the exons ATGAGTGCTGAGGCAAGTGCCCGGCCCCTGCGAGTGGGCTCCCGTGTGGAGGTGATTGGAAAAGGCCACCGTGGCACCGTGGCCTATGTTGGAGCCACACTCTTTGCTACTGGCAAATGGGTAGGTGTGATCCTGGATGAAGCAAAAGGCAAGAATGATGGAACCGTCCAAGGCAGGAAGTACTTCACTTGCGATGAAGGACATGGCATCTTTGTGCGCCAATCCCAG ATCCAGGTATTTGAAGATGGAGCGGATACTACTTCACCAGAGACACCTGATTCCTCTGCCTCAAAGGTCCTCAGAAGAG AGGGAGCTGACTCAAATCCAAAGACCAGCAAACTG CGGGGACTGAAGCCTAAGAAG GCACCGACAGCCCGAAAG ACTACAACTCGGCGGCCCAAG CCCACCCGCCCAGCCAGCACTGGGGTAGCCGGGGCCAGTGGTTCCCTGGGCCCCTCTGGCTCAGCATCAGCAGGTGAGCTGAGCAGCAGTGAGCCCAGCACCCCGGCTCAGACTCCGCTGGCAGCACCCATCATCCCCACGCCGGCCCTCACCTCTCCTGGAGCAGCACTCCCACTTCCTTCCCCCTCTAAG gaagaggaggggctgAGGGCCCAGGTGCGGGACCTGGAGGAGAAGCTGGAGACCCTGCGGCTGAAACGTGCAGAAGACAAGGCAAAACTGAAAGAGCTGGAGAAACACAAGATCCAGCTGGAGCAGGTGCAGGAATGGAAAAGCAAAATGCAGGAGCAGCAGGCAGACCTGCAGCGGCGCCTCAAGGAGGCTCGGAAG GAAGCCAAGGAGGCCCTAGAGGCAAAGGAACGCTACATGGAGGAGATGGCCGACACTGCTGACGCCATCGAGATGGCCACGCTGGACAAGGAGATGGCCGAAGAACGGGCCGAGTCCCTGCAGCAGGAGGCCGAGGTGCTGCGGGAGCGTGTGGAAGAGCTCACTACCGACTTGGAAATCCTCAAAGCTGAGATTGAAGAGAAGG GCTCAGATGGTGCCGCATCCAGTTACCAGCTCAAGCAGCTTGAGGAGCAGAATGCCCGCTTAAAGGATGCCCTCGTGAG AATGCGGGATCTTTCTTCCTCAGAGAAGCAGGAGCACGTGAAACTCCAGAAGCTCATGGAAAAGAAGAACCAAGAGCTGGAAGTTGTGAGGCAACAGCGGGAGCGTCTGCAGGAGGAGCTGAGCCAGGCAGAGCGCACCATTGATGAGCTCAAGGAGCAG GTGGATGCTGCTCTGGGGGCGGAGGAGATGGTAGAGACGCTGACAGACCGGAACCTGGATCTGGAAGAGAAAGTGCGCAAATTGAAGGAGACGGTGGGGGACTTG GAAGCAATAAATGAAATGAACGATGAACTGCAGGAGAACGCCCGTGAGACGGAACTGGAGCTGCGGGAGCAGCTAGATATGGCGGGTGCCCAGGTACGGGACGCCCAGAAGCGTGTGGAAGCGGCCCAGGAGACAGTCGCAGACTATCAGCAGACCATCAGGAAGTACCGCCAGCTGACTGCCCACCTGCAG GACGTGAATCGGGCACTGACAAACCAGCAGGAAGCGTCTGTGGagaggcagcagcagccacctccAGAGACTTTTGACTTCAAGATCAAGTTTGCCGAGACTAAGGCTCATGCTAAG GCAATTGAGATGGAGTTGAGGCAGATGGAGGTGGTCCAGGCCAACCGGCACATGGGCCTGCTGACAGCCTTCATGCCCGACAGCTTCCTTCGGCCGGGCGGGGACCACGACTGCGTCCTGGTGCTGCTGCTCATGCCTCGACTCATTTGCAAG GCAGAGCTAATCCGGAAGCAGGCCCAGGAAAAGTTTGAACTAAGTGAGAGCTGTTCAGAGCGGCCAGGACTTCGAGGCGCTGCAGGGGAGCAGCTCAGCTTTGCTGCTGGGCTGGTGTATTCACTGAGTTTGCTGCAGGCCACACTCCATCGTTACGAGCA TGCCCTCTCTCAGTGCAGTGTGGACGTGTATAAGAAGGTGGGCAGCCTCTACCCTGAGATGAGTGCCCACGAACGCTCCTTGGACTTCCTCATTGAGCTGCTGCACAAGGATCAGCTGGATGAGACTGTCAACGTAGAGCCTCTCACCAAGGCCATCAAGTACTACCAG CATCTATACAGCATCCACCTTGCTGAACAGCCTGAGGACAGTACCATGCAGCTGGCTGACCACATTAAG TTTACCCAGAGTGCCCTGGACTGCATGAGTGTGGAGGTGGGACGGCTACGGGCCTTCTTGCAG GGTGGACAGGAGGCTTCAGATATTGCCCTCCTGCTCCGGGACCTGGAAACTTCGTGCAGTGATACCCGGCAGTTCTGCAAGAAGATCCGGCGGCGGATGCCAGGGACGGATGCACCTGGGATCCCGTCTGCACTGGCCTTTGGACCACAG GTGTCCGACACACTCCTCGACTGCAGAAAGCATTTGACGTGGGTGGTGGCAGTGCTGCAGGAGGTGGCAGCAGCTGCTGCCCAGCTCATTGCCCCCCTGGCAGAGAACGAGGGACTGCCTGTGGCTGCCCTGGAGGAGCTGGCTTTCAAAGCAAGCGAGCAG ATCTACGGGGCCCCCTCCAGCAACCCCTATGAGTGTCTGCGCCAGTCATGCAGCCTCCTCATCAGCACTATGAACAAGTTGGCCACAGCCATGCAGGAGGGAGAGTACGATGCCGAGCGGCCCCCTAGCAAG CCTCCCCCAGTTGAGCTGCGGGCTGCAGCACTTCGTGCAGAGATCATGGATGCTGAAGGCCTGGGTTTGAAGCTTGAAGATCGAGAGACAGTTATTAAAGAGCTGAAGAAGTCACTGAAGATCAAG GGGGAAGAGCTCAGTGAGGCCAATGTGCGGCTGAGCCTCCTGGAGAAGAAGCTGGACAGTGCTGCCAAGGATGCTGATGAGCGCATTGAGAAAGTCCAGACTCGGCTGGAGGAGACCCAGACACTGCTGCGGAAGAAGGAGAA AGAGTTTGAGGAGACCATGGATGCACTTCAGGCTGACATCGACCAGCTGGAGGCAGAGAAGGCAGAGTTAAAGCAGCGATTGAACAGCCAGTCCAAGCGCACGATTGAGGGGCTGCGGGGGCCCCCTCCCTCGGGTATTGCCACCCTGGTCTCTGGCATTGCTGGGG AAGAACAGCAGCGAG GAGGTGCCCCTGGGCAGGCTCCGGGGTCTGTGCCAGGCCCAGGGCTGGTGAAGGACTCTCCACTGCTGCTTCAGCAGATCTCTGCCATGAGGCTGCACATCTCCCAGCTTCAGCACGAGAACAGCACCCTCAAG GGAGCCCAGATGAAGGCATCCTTAGCAGCCCTGCCCCCTCTGCACGTGGCCAAACTCTCTCTCCCGCCCCACGAGGGCCCTGGCAGCGAGCTTGCTGCTGGAGCGCTGTATCGTAAGACCAACCAGCTGCTGGAGACACTGAATCAGTTGAGCGCATGCACGCACGTAGTGGACATCACTCGCTCCAACCCTG CTGCCAAGAGCCCATCGGCCCAGCTCCTGGAGCAGGTGGCTCAGCTCAAGTCCCTAAGCGACACCATTGAGAAGCTCAAG GATGAGGTTCTTAAGGAGACTGTATCTCAGCGCCCTGGAGCCACGGTCCCCACTGACTTTGCCACCTTCCCTTCATCAGCCTTCCTCAGG GCCAAGGAAGAGCAGCAGGATGACACTGTGTACATGGGCAAAGTGACCTTCTCGTGCGCGGCTGGCCTTGGGCAGCGACACCGGCTGGTGCTCACCCAGGAGCAGCTGCACCAGCTCCACGACCGCCTCATCTCCTAA
- the DCTN1 gene encoding dynactin subunit 1 isoform X15: MMRQAPTARKTTTRRPKPTRPASTGVAGASGSLGPSGSASAGELSSSEPSTPAQTPLAAPIIPTPALTSPGAALPLPSPSKEEEGLRAQVRDLEEKLETLRLKRAEDKAKLKELEKHKIQLEQVQEWKSKMQEQQADLQRRLKEARKEAKEALEAKERYMEEMADTADAIEMATLDKEMAEERAESLQQEAEVLRERVEELTTDLEILKAEIEEKGSDGAASSYQLKQLEEQNARLKDALVRMRDLSSSEKQEHVKLQKLMEKKNQELEVVRQQRERLQEELSQAERTIDELKEQVDAALGAEEMVETLTDRNLDLEEKVRKLKETVGDLEAINEMNDELQENARETELELREQLDMAGAQVRDAQKRVEAAQETVADYQQTIRKYRQLTAHLQDVNRALTNQQEASVERQQQPPPETFDFKIKFAETKAHAKAIEMELRQMEVVQANRHMGLLTAFMPDSFLRPGGDHDCVLVLLLMPRLICKAELIRKQAQEKFELSESCSERPGLRGAAGEQLSFAAGLVYSLSLLQATLHRYEHALSQCSVDVYKKVGSLYPEMSAHERSLDFLIELLHKDQLDETVNVEPLTKAIKYYQHLYSIHLAEQPEDSTMQLADHIKFTQSALDCMSVEVGRLRAFLQGGQEASDIALLLRDLETSCSDTRQFCKKIRRRMPGTDAPGIPSALAFGPQVSDTLLDCRKHLTWVVAVLQEVAAAAAQLIAPLAENEGLPVAALEELAFKASEQIYGAPSSNPYECLRQSCSLLISTMNKLATAMQEGEYDAERPPSKPPPVELRAAALRAEIMDAEGLGLKLEDRETVIKELKKSLKIKGEELSEANVRLSLLEKKLDSAAKDADERIEKVQTRLEETQTLLRKKEKEFEETMDALQADIDQLEAEKAELKQRLNSQSKRTIEGLRGPPPSGIATLVSGIAGGGAPGQAPGSVPGPGLVKDSPLLLQQISAMRLHISQLQHENSTLKGAQMKASLAALPPLHVAKLSLPPHEGPGSELAAGALYRKTNQLLETLNQLSACTHVVDITRSNPAAKSPSAQLLEQVAQLKSLSDTIEKLKDEVLKETVSQRPGATVPTDFATFPSSAFLRAKEEQQDDTVYMGKVTFSCAAGLGQRHRLVLTQEQLHQLHDRLIS, encoded by the exons ATGATGAGACAGGCACCGACAGCCCGAAAG ACTACAACTCGGCGGCCCAAG CCCACCCGCCCAGCCAGCACTGGGGTAGCCGGGGCCAGTGGTTCCCTGGGCCCCTCTGGCTCAGCATCAGCAGGTGAGCTGAGCAGCAGTGAGCCCAGCACCCCGGCTCAGACTCCGCTGGCAGCACCCATCATCCCCACGCCGGCCCTCACCTCTCCTGGAGCAGCACTCCCACTTCCTTCCCCCTCTAAG gaagaggaggggctgAGGGCCCAGGTGCGGGACCTGGAGGAGAAGCTGGAGACCCTGCGGCTGAAACGTGCAGAAGACAAGGCAAAACTGAAAGAGCTGGAGAAACACAAGATCCAGCTGGAGCAGGTGCAGGAATGGAAAAGCAAAATGCAGGAGCAGCAGGCAGACCTGCAGCGGCGCCTCAAGGAGGCTCGGAAG GAAGCCAAGGAGGCCCTAGAGGCAAAGGAACGCTACATGGAGGAGATGGCCGACACTGCTGACGCCATCGAGATGGCCACGCTGGACAAGGAGATGGCCGAAGAACGGGCCGAGTCCCTGCAGCAGGAGGCCGAGGTGCTGCGGGAGCGTGTGGAAGAGCTCACTACCGACTTGGAAATCCTCAAAGCTGAGATTGAAGAGAAGG GCTCAGATGGTGCCGCATCCAGTTACCAGCTCAAGCAGCTTGAGGAGCAGAATGCCCGCTTAAAGGATGCCCTCGTGAG AATGCGGGATCTTTCTTCCTCAGAGAAGCAGGAGCACGTGAAACTCCAGAAGCTCATGGAAAAGAAGAACCAAGAGCTGGAAGTTGTGAGGCAACAGCGGGAGCGTCTGCAGGAGGAGCTGAGCCAGGCAGAGCGCACCATTGATGAGCTCAAGGAGCAG GTGGATGCTGCTCTGGGGGCGGAGGAGATGGTAGAGACGCTGACAGACCGGAACCTGGATCTGGAAGAGAAAGTGCGCAAATTGAAGGAGACGGTGGGGGACTTG GAAGCAATAAATGAAATGAACGATGAACTGCAGGAGAACGCCCGTGAGACGGAACTGGAGCTGCGGGAGCAGCTAGATATGGCGGGTGCCCAGGTACGGGACGCCCAGAAGCGTGTGGAAGCGGCCCAGGAGACAGTCGCAGACTATCAGCAGACCATCAGGAAGTACCGCCAGCTGACTGCCCACCTGCAG GACGTGAATCGGGCACTGACAAACCAGCAGGAAGCGTCTGTGGagaggcagcagcagccacctccAGAGACTTTTGACTTCAAGATCAAGTTTGCCGAGACTAAGGCTCATGCTAAG GCAATTGAGATGGAGTTGAGGCAGATGGAGGTGGTCCAGGCCAACCGGCACATGGGCCTGCTGACAGCCTTCATGCCCGACAGCTTCCTTCGGCCGGGCGGGGACCACGACTGCGTCCTGGTGCTGCTGCTCATGCCTCGACTCATTTGCAAG GCAGAGCTAATCCGGAAGCAGGCCCAGGAAAAGTTTGAACTAAGTGAGAGCTGTTCAGAGCGGCCAGGACTTCGAGGCGCTGCAGGGGAGCAGCTCAGCTTTGCTGCTGGGCTGGTGTATTCACTGAGTTTGCTGCAGGCCACACTCCATCGTTACGAGCA TGCCCTCTCTCAGTGCAGTGTGGACGTGTATAAGAAGGTGGGCAGCCTCTACCCTGAGATGAGTGCCCACGAACGCTCCTTGGACTTCCTCATTGAGCTGCTGCACAAGGATCAGCTGGATGAGACTGTCAACGTAGAGCCTCTCACCAAGGCCATCAAGTACTACCAG CATCTATACAGCATCCACCTTGCTGAACAGCCTGAGGACAGTACCATGCAGCTGGCTGACCACATTAAG TTTACCCAGAGTGCCCTGGACTGCATGAGTGTGGAGGTGGGACGGCTACGGGCCTTCTTGCAG GGTGGACAGGAGGCTTCAGATATTGCCCTCCTGCTCCGGGACCTGGAAACTTCGTGCAGTGATACCCGGCAGTTCTGCAAGAAGATCCGGCGGCGGATGCCAGGGACGGATGCACCTGGGATCCCGTCTGCACTGGCCTTTGGACCACAG GTGTCCGACACACTCCTCGACTGCAGAAAGCATTTGACGTGGGTGGTGGCAGTGCTGCAGGAGGTGGCAGCAGCTGCTGCCCAGCTCATTGCCCCCCTGGCAGAGAACGAGGGACTGCCTGTGGCTGCCCTGGAGGAGCTGGCTTTCAAAGCAAGCGAGCAG ATCTACGGGGCCCCCTCCAGCAACCCCTATGAGTGTCTGCGCCAGTCATGCAGCCTCCTCATCAGCACTATGAACAAGTTGGCCACAGCCATGCAGGAGGGAGAGTACGATGCCGAGCGGCCCCCTAGCAAG CCTCCCCCAGTTGAGCTGCGGGCTGCAGCACTTCGTGCAGAGATCATGGATGCTGAAGGCCTGGGTTTGAAGCTTGAAGATCGAGAGACAGTTATTAAAGAGCTGAAGAAGTCACTGAAGATCAAG GGGGAAGAGCTCAGTGAGGCCAATGTGCGGCTGAGCCTCCTGGAGAAGAAGCTGGACAGTGCTGCCAAGGATGCTGATGAGCGCATTGAGAAAGTCCAGACTCGGCTGGAGGAGACCCAGACACTGCTGCGGAAGAAGGAGAA AGAGTTTGAGGAGACCATGGATGCACTTCAGGCTGACATCGACCAGCTGGAGGCAGAGAAGGCAGAGTTAAAGCAGCGATTGAACAGCCAGTCCAAGCGCACGATTGAGGGGCTGCGGGGGCCCCCTCCCTCGGGTATTGCCACCCTGGTCTCTGGCATTGCTGGGG GAGGTGCCCCTGGGCAGGCTCCGGGGTCTGTGCCAGGCCCAGGGCTGGTGAAGGACTCTCCACTGCTGCTTCAGCAGATCTCTGCCATGAGGCTGCACATCTCCCAGCTTCAGCACGAGAACAGCACCCTCAAG GGAGCCCAGATGAAGGCATCCTTAGCAGCCCTGCCCCCTCTGCACGTGGCCAAACTCTCTCTCCCGCCCCACGAGGGCCCTGGCAGCGAGCTTGCTGCTGGAGCGCTGTATCGTAAGACCAACCAGCTGCTGGAGACACTGAATCAGTTGAGCGCATGCACGCACGTAGTGGACATCACTCGCTCCAACCCTG CTGCCAAGAGCCCATCGGCCCAGCTCCTGGAGCAGGTGGCTCAGCTCAAGTCCCTAAGCGACACCATTGAGAAGCTCAAG GATGAGGTTCTTAAGGAGACTGTATCTCAGCGCCCTGGAGCCACGGTCCCCACTGACTTTGCCACCTTCCCTTCATCAGCCTTCCTCAGG GCCAAGGAAGAGCAGCAGGATGACACTGTGTACATGGGCAAAGTGACCTTCTCGTGCGCGGCTGGCCTTGGGCAGCGACACCGGCTGGTGCTCACCCAGGAGCAGCTGCACCAGCTCCACGACCGCCTCATCTCCTAA
- the DCTN1 gene encoding dynactin subunit 1 isoform X1 has translation MAQSKRHVYSRTPSGSRMSAEASARPLRVGSRVEVIGKGHRGTVAYVGATLFATGKWVGVILDEAKGKNDGTVQGRKYFTCDEGHGIFVRQSQIQVFEDGADTTSPETPDSSASKVLRREGADSNPKTSKLRGLKPKKAPTARKTTTRRPKPTRPASTGVAGASGSLGPSGSASAGELSSSEPSTPAQTPLAAPIIPTPALTSPGAALPLPSPSKEEEGLRAQVRDLEEKLETLRLKRAEDKAKLKELEKHKIQLEQVQEWKSKMQEQQADLQRRLKEARKEAKEALEAKERYMEEMADTADAIEMATLDKEMAEERAESLQQEAEVLRERVEELTTDLEILKAEIEEKGSDGAASSYQLKQLEEQNARLKDALVRMRDLSSSEKQEHVKLQKLMEKKNQELEVVRQQRERLQEELSQAERTIDELKEQVDAALGAEEMVETLTDRNLDLEEKVRKLKETVGDLEAINEMNDELQENARETELELREQLDMAGAQVRDAQKRVEAAQETVADYQQTIRKYRQLTAHLQDVNRALTNQQEASVERQQQPPPETFDFKIKFAETKAHAKAIEMELRQMEVVQANRHMGLLTAFMPDSFLRPGGDHDCVLVLLLMPRLICKAELIRKQAQEKFELSESCSERPGLRGAAGEQLSFAAGLVYSLSLLQATLHRYEHALSQCSVDVYKKVGSLYPEMSAHERSLDFLIELLHKDQLDETVNVEPLTKAIKYYQHLYSIHLAEQPEDSTMQLADHIKFTQSALDCMSVEVGRLRAFLQGGQEASDIALLLRDLETSCSDTRQFCKKIRRRMPGTDAPGIPSALAFGPQVSDTLLDCRKHLTWVVAVLQEVAAAAAQLIAPLAENEGLPVAALEELAFKASEQIYGAPSSNPYECLRQSCSLLISTMNKLATAMQEGEYDAERPPSKPPPVELRAAALRAEIMDAEGLGLKLEDRETVIKELKKSLKIKGEELSEANVRLSLLEKKLDSAAKDADERIEKVQTRLEETQTLLRKKEKEFEETMDALQADIDQLEAEKAELKQRLNSQSKRTIEGLRGPPPSGIATLVSGIAGEEQQRGGAPGQAPGSVPGPGLVKDSPLLLQQISAMRLHISQLQHENSTLKGAQMKASLAALPPLHVAKLSLPPHEGPGSELAAGALYRKTNQLLETLNQLSACTHVVDITRSNPAAKSPSAQLLEQVAQLKSLSDTIEKLKDEVLKETVSQRPGATVPTDFATFPSSAFLRAKEEQQDDTVYMGKVTFSCAAGLGQRHRLVLTQEQLHQLHDRLIS, from the exons ATGGCCCAGAGCAAGAGGCACGTGTACAGCCGG ACTCCCAGTGGCAGCAGAATGAGTGCTGAGGCAAGTGCCCGGCCCCTGCGAGTGGGCTCCCGTGTGGAGGTGATTGGAAAAGGCCACCGTGGCACCGTGGCCTATGTTGGAGCCACACTCTTTGCTACTGGCAAATGGGTAGGTGTGATCCTGGATGAAGCAAAAGGCAAGAATGATGGAACCGTCCAAGGCAGGAAGTACTTCACTTGCGATGAAGGACATGGCATCTTTGTGCGCCAATCCCAG ATCCAGGTATTTGAAGATGGAGCGGATACTACTTCACCAGAGACACCTGATTCCTCTGCCTCAAAGGTCCTCAGAAGAG AGGGAGCTGACTCAAATCCAAAGACCAGCAAACTG CGGGGACTGAAGCCTAAGAAG GCACCGACAGCCCGAAAG ACTACAACTCGGCGGCCCAAG CCCACCCGCCCAGCCAGCACTGGGGTAGCCGGGGCCAGTGGTTCCCTGGGCCCCTCTGGCTCAGCATCAGCAGGTGAGCTGAGCAGCAGTGAGCCCAGCACCCCGGCTCAGACTCCGCTGGCAGCACCCATCATCCCCACGCCGGCCCTCACCTCTCCTGGAGCAGCACTCCCACTTCCTTCCCCCTCTAAG gaagaggaggggctgAGGGCCCAGGTGCGGGACCTGGAGGAGAAGCTGGAGACCCTGCGGCTGAAACGTGCAGAAGACAAGGCAAAACTGAAAGAGCTGGAGAAACACAAGATCCAGCTGGAGCAGGTGCAGGAATGGAAAAGCAAAATGCAGGAGCAGCAGGCAGACCTGCAGCGGCGCCTCAAGGAGGCTCGGAAG GAAGCCAAGGAGGCCCTAGAGGCAAAGGAACGCTACATGGAGGAGATGGCCGACACTGCTGACGCCATCGAGATGGCCACGCTGGACAAGGAGATGGCCGAAGAACGGGCCGAGTCCCTGCAGCAGGAGGCCGAGGTGCTGCGGGAGCGTGTGGAAGAGCTCACTACCGACTTGGAAATCCTCAAAGCTGAGATTGAAGAGAAGG GCTCAGATGGTGCCGCATCCAGTTACCAGCTCAAGCAGCTTGAGGAGCAGAATGCCCGCTTAAAGGATGCCCTCGTGAG AATGCGGGATCTTTCTTCCTCAGAGAAGCAGGAGCACGTGAAACTCCAGAAGCTCATGGAAAAGAAGAACCAAGAGCTGGAAGTTGTGAGGCAACAGCGGGAGCGTCTGCAGGAGGAGCTGAGCCAGGCAGAGCGCACCATTGATGAGCTCAAGGAGCAG GTGGATGCTGCTCTGGGGGCGGAGGAGATGGTAGAGACGCTGACAGACCGGAACCTGGATCTGGAAGAGAAAGTGCGCAAATTGAAGGAGACGGTGGGGGACTTG GAAGCAATAAATGAAATGAACGATGAACTGCAGGAGAACGCCCGTGAGACGGAACTGGAGCTGCGGGAGCAGCTAGATATGGCGGGTGCCCAGGTACGGGACGCCCAGAAGCGTGTGGAAGCGGCCCAGGAGACAGTCGCAGACTATCAGCAGACCATCAGGAAGTACCGCCAGCTGACTGCCCACCTGCAG GACGTGAATCGGGCACTGACAAACCAGCAGGAAGCGTCTGTGGagaggcagcagcagccacctccAGAGACTTTTGACTTCAAGATCAAGTTTGCCGAGACTAAGGCTCATGCTAAG GCAATTGAGATGGAGTTGAGGCAGATGGAGGTGGTCCAGGCCAACCGGCACATGGGCCTGCTGACAGCCTTCATGCCCGACAGCTTCCTTCGGCCGGGCGGGGACCACGACTGCGTCCTGGTGCTGCTGCTCATGCCTCGACTCATTTGCAAG GCAGAGCTAATCCGGAAGCAGGCCCAGGAAAAGTTTGAACTAAGTGAGAGCTGTTCAGAGCGGCCAGGACTTCGAGGCGCTGCAGGGGAGCAGCTCAGCTTTGCTGCTGGGCTGGTGTATTCACTGAGTTTGCTGCAGGCCACACTCCATCGTTACGAGCA TGCCCTCTCTCAGTGCAGTGTGGACGTGTATAAGAAGGTGGGCAGCCTCTACCCTGAGATGAGTGCCCACGAACGCTCCTTGGACTTCCTCATTGAGCTGCTGCACAAGGATCAGCTGGATGAGACTGTCAACGTAGAGCCTCTCACCAAGGCCATCAAGTACTACCAG CATCTATACAGCATCCACCTTGCTGAACAGCCTGAGGACAGTACCATGCAGCTGGCTGACCACATTAAG TTTACCCAGAGTGCCCTGGACTGCATGAGTGTGGAGGTGGGACGGCTACGGGCCTTCTTGCAG GGTGGACAGGAGGCTTCAGATATTGCCCTCCTGCTCCGGGACCTGGAAACTTCGTGCAGTGATACCCGGCAGTTCTGCAAGAAGATCCGGCGGCGGATGCCAGGGACGGATGCACCTGGGATCCCGTCTGCACTGGCCTTTGGACCACAG GTGTCCGACACACTCCTCGACTGCAGAAAGCATTTGACGTGGGTGGTGGCAGTGCTGCAGGAGGTGGCAGCAGCTGCTGCCCAGCTCATTGCCCCCCTGGCAGAGAACGAGGGACTGCCTGTGGCTGCCCTGGAGGAGCTGGCTTTCAAAGCAAGCGAGCAG ATCTACGGGGCCCCCTCCAGCAACCCCTATGAGTGTCTGCGCCAGTCATGCAGCCTCCTCATCAGCACTATGAACAAGTTGGCCACAGCCATGCAGGAGGGAGAGTACGATGCCGAGCGGCCCCCTAGCAAG CCTCCCCCAGTTGAGCTGCGGGCTGCAGCACTTCGTGCAGAGATCATGGATGCTGAAGGCCTGGGTTTGAAGCTTGAAGATCGAGAGACAGTTATTAAAGAGCTGAAGAAGTCACTGAAGATCAAG GGGGAAGAGCTCAGTGAGGCCAATGTGCGGCTGAGCCTCCTGGAGAAGAAGCTGGACAGTGCTGCCAAGGATGCTGATGAGCGCATTGAGAAAGTCCAGACTCGGCTGGAGGAGACCCAGACACTGCTGCGGAAGAAGGAGAA AGAGTTTGAGGAGACCATGGATGCACTTCAGGCTGACATCGACCAGCTGGAGGCAGAGAAGGCAGAGTTAAAGCAGCGATTGAACAGCCAGTCCAAGCGCACGATTGAGGGGCTGCGGGGGCCCCCTCCCTCGGGTATTGCCACCCTGGTCTCTGGCATTGCTGGGG AAGAACAGCAGCGAG GAGGTGCCCCTGGGCAGGCTCCGGGGTCTGTGCCAGGCCCAGGGCTGGTGAAGGACTCTCCACTGCTGCTTCAGCAGATCTCTGCCATGAGGCTGCACATCTCCCAGCTTCAGCACGAGAACAGCACCCTCAAG GGAGCCCAGATGAAGGCATCCTTAGCAGCCCTGCCCCCTCTGCACGTGGCCAAACTCTCTCTCCCGCCCCACGAGGGCCCTGGCAGCGAGCTTGCTGCTGGAGCGCTGTATCGTAAGACCAACCAGCTGCTGGAGACACTGAATCAGTTGAGCGCATGCACGCACGTAGTGGACATCACTCGCTCCAACCCTG CTGCCAAGAGCCCATCGGCCCAGCTCCTGGAGCAGGTGGCTCAGCTCAAGTCCCTAAGCGACACCATTGAGAAGCTCAAG GATGAGGTTCTTAAGGAGACTGTATCTCAGCGCCCTGGAGCCACGGTCCCCACTGACTTTGCCACCTTCCCTTCATCAGCCTTCCTCAGG GCCAAGGAAGAGCAGCAGGATGACACTGTGTACATGGGCAAAGTGACCTTCTCGTGCGCGGCTGGCCTTGGGCAGCGACACCGGCTGGTGCTCACCCAGGAGCAGCTGCACCAGCTCCACGACCGCCTCATCTCCTAA